The DNA region CTGGCCGGGGTGGGCGGATATACGGCAGATGCCGCTATCAATACGGAAGTAGGCAGTTTATCGGGGATGCCGCTTCCGGCGCCGAAGAAAAGTGAAACAGGAAAGAAAATCACATTGAATCTGGCAAGCCGGCTTTTAACGCTGTACGAGGGGACGGAGAAAGTACGCATTTATCCTGTGGCTGTCGGGGCGCCTGAAACGCCTTCTCCGGTTGGTGAGTTTTCTATTTCAGAAAAAGAAGTGAATCCCGTGTGGACCGATCCGAAAACGAAAACTACTGTGCCTTCCGGTCCGTCAAATCCTCTTGGGTACCGTTGGTTGGGCCTTTACGGGAATTACGGTATTCACGGGACGAACGCGCCATGGTCTATCGGCCGCAGTGTATCTCACGGCTGTATCCGTATGTATGAAGAAGATGTGGAGGAACTTTTTGAAAGTGTGCCCATGGGAACACCCGTGGAAATCATCTATGACCGTGTGATTATGGAAGAAGCTCCGGATCATACCGTTTCTTACTATATTTATCCTGACGGCTACGGATGGGAACCGCTCACTGTATCGTCTGTAAAAGAATATCTTGCGCGTTACGGTGTGGAAGACTTTGCCACGCCCGATGAAGTGTATCATAAGATCATCGCCTCTGACGGCAGCGTGACTTATGTGGCAAAACATTATGATCTTGTCATCAACGGGCGGAAGCTGAAAAAGAAGGCTCTTGGTAAAGATGGAAGTATCTGGATCCCTGCAGTGGAAACGTCTGTCGCCGCCAAGGTGGGGGCTTACTGGGACGGGGAAACAAACACACTGATGACCCGTCTGGGCAAGGTGCCGGGGATTGTGAAAAGCGACGTGGTTTATATTAATGAAAAAGACTTGGAAAGTGTATTTCATATCAAGGGTCATCTGACAGAAGACCTTGTTTACGAAGCGGAGGCCCTTCCGACGGCGGAACCTGCTTCAAAAACAATTGTGCTTGGCAGGAAATACTGATAAAGGGGAGCGGATGCTCCTCTTTTTGCGTGCTTCGTGCATAAAAAAGACCTCTCTTCCGAAAGGTCTTTGCCGGATTATTTTTCCAGCCCCAGTTCTTTTTTGTAACGTGTCATGCCGTCAATACAGAGCTGCATCACGAGGTTCGGATCAAGACCGAGCATATCAAAACCCTGTTTGATGACATCACGGCTGCATCCCGCGGCAAACTTTTTGTCTTTGAATTTCTTTTTGAACCCTTTCAGTTCCATGCCGTCGATACCTTCAGGACGCATGAGTGCGTATGCCATGATGATGCCTGTCAATTCGTCCACAGTGAAAAGACTTTTTTCCAGGGGAGTGGCAGGCTCAATTTCATTCGTACATACGCCCCAGCCATGGGAAATGATGGCATGGATATCTTCTTCATCGACACCTTCGGGGGCGAGGAATTCCCGGACATGGCGGCAGTGCTCCTCCGGGTATTCTTCATAGTCCACGTCATGGAGATAGCCGATGGCTTCCCAGTGATCACGGTCTTCGCGGAAA from Dialister invisus DSM 15470 includes:
- a CDS encoding L,D-transpeptidase, encoding MLLHKKITALCCIVFLLAGVGGYTADAAINTEVGSLSGMPLPAPKKSETGKKITLNLASRLLTLYEGTEKVRIYPVAVGAPETPSPVGEFSISEKEVNPVWTDPKTKTTVPSGPSNPLGYRWLGLYGNYGIHGTNAPWSIGRSVSHGCIRMYEEDVEELFESVPMGTPVEIIYDRVIMEEAPDHTVSYYIYPDGYGWEPLTVSSVKEYLARYGVEDFATPDEVYHKIIASDGSVTYVAKHYDLVINGRKLKKKALGKDGSIWIPAVETSVAAKVGAYWDGETNTLMTRLGKVPGIVKSDVVYINEKDLESVFHIKGHLTEDLVYEAEALPTAEPASKTIVLGRKY